From a single Hemibagrus wyckioides isolate EC202008001 linkage group LG27, SWU_Hwy_1.0, whole genome shotgun sequence genomic region:
- the si:ch211-246m6.4 gene encoding transcription factor 15 isoform X2 produces the protein MGSHELQSCAAGTSSSPSLFVMKSTENERAVFRGREPPSDPSDPESGSESSSEKWTETEGAIGRARALSVTGRSSSSRLRLVGVSKQRQAANARERDRTHSVNTAFSALRTLIPTEPADRKLSKIETLRLASSYIAHLANVLLLAESGGDGPPCTRHRETLVHGGGGALRPICTFCLGNQRRMVSEEEAR, from the coding sequence atgggGAGCCACGAGCTCCAGTCGTGCGCAGCGGGCACGAGcagctctccttctctcttcgtCATGAAGTCTACCGAGAACGAGCGCGCGGTTTTTCGCGGGCGCGAGCCTCCCTCGGACCCCTCGGACCCGGAGAGCGGCAGCGAGAGTTCTTCGGAGAAGTGGACGGAGACGGAGGGTGCGATCGGGCGAGCGCGCGCTCTCTCCGTCACCGggcgcagcagcagcagcaggctcAGGCTGGTCGGTGTAAGCAAACAGCGGCAGGCGGCGAATGCGCGCGAGCGGGACCGCACGCACAGCGTCAACACGGCGTTCAGCGCCCTGCGCACGCTCATCCCCACCGAGCCCGCCGACCGGAAGCTATCCAAGATTGAGACACTGCGCCTGGCCTCCAGCTACATCGCGCACCTCGCCAACGTCCTGCTGCTCGCCGAGAGTGGAGGAGACGGACCTCCGTGCACGCGACACCGAGAGACCCTCGTGCACGGCGGCGGGGGCGCGCTCAGACCCATTTGCACCTTTTGCCTCGgaaatcagaggagaatggtgaGTGAAGAGGAGGCGAGATGA
- the si:ch211-246m6.4 gene encoding transcription factor 15 isoform X1 yields the protein MGSHELQSCAAGTSSSPSLFVMKSTENERAVFRGREPPSDPSDPESGSESSSEKWTETEGAIGRARALSVTGRSSSSRLRLVGVSKQRQAANARERDRTHSVNTAFSALRTLIPTEPADRKLSKIETLRLASSYIAHLANVLLLAESGGDGPPCTRHRETLVHGGGGALRPICTFCLGNQRRMMRAGENPGV from the exons atgggGAGCCACGAGCTCCAGTCGTGCGCAGCGGGCACGAGcagctctccttctctcttcgtCATGAAGTCTACCGAGAACGAGCGCGCGGTTTTTCGCGGGCGCGAGCCTCCCTCGGACCCCTCGGACCCGGAGAGCGGCAGCGAGAGTTCTTCGGAGAAGTGGACGGAGACGGAGGGTGCGATCGGGCGAGCGCGCGCTCTCTCCGTCACCGggcgcagcagcagcagcaggctcAGGCTGGTCGGTGTAAGCAAACAGCGGCAGGCGGCGAATGCGCGCGAGCGGGACCGCACGCACAGCGTCAACACGGCGTTCAGCGCCCTGCGCACGCTCATCCCCACCGAGCCCGCCGACCGGAAGCTATCCAAGATTGAGACACTGCGCCTGGCCTCCAGCTACATCGCGCACCTCGCCAACGTCCTGCTGCTCGCCGAGAGTGGAGGAGACGGACCTCCGTGCACGCGACACCGAGAGACCCTCGTGCACGGCGGCGGGGGCGCGCTCAGACCCATTTGCACCTTTTGCCTCGgaaatcagaggagaatg ATGCGAGCCGGTGAGAATCCAGGTGTGTGA
- the LOC131347547 gene encoding eIF5-mimic protein 2-A isoform X3 — MNNQKQQKPTLTGQRFKTRKRDEKERFDPSQFQESIVQGLNQTGTDLDAVAKFLDASGAKLDYRRYAETLFDILVAGGMLAPGGTLSDDMTRTEYCLFTANEDLETMQAYAQVFNKLIRRYKYLEKGFEEEIKKLLLFLKGFTESERNKLAMLTGILLANGNISASILSSLFNENLVKEGVSAAFAVKLFKSWINEKDINSVAASLRKVGMDNRLMELFPANKRSCEHFSKYFTDAGLKELSDFARNQQSIGARKELQKELQEQMARGETLKDMIGYVREEMKKTSISEQTMIGIVWTSVMSSVEWNKKEELVTEQAIKHLKQYSPLLKAFTTQGLSELTLLLKIQEYCYDNIHFMKAFQKIVVLLYKADVLSEEAILKWYTEGHLAKGKSVFLEQMKKFVEWLKNAEEESESDEEEGD; from the exons ATGAATAATCAAAAGCAGCAAAAGCCAACGCTAACCGGCCAGCGTTTTAAAACTCGGAAAAGAG ATGAAAAGGAGAGATTTGACCCTTCTCAGTTTCAAGAAAGTATCGTGCAAGGCTTGAACCAAACTGGCACTGATTTGGACGCAGTCGCGAAGTTCCTCGATGCCTCTGGCGCTAAGCTCGACTACCGCCGGTATGCAGAGACGCTCTTCGACATCCTGGTGGCCGGTGGAATGCTGG CTCCAGGTGGGACTCTTTCTGATGACATGACCCGTACAGAGTACTGTCTCTTCACGGCAAATGAAGACCTGGAGACAATGCAAGCTTATGCTCAG GTTTTTAACAAGCTGATCAGGCGGTACAAGTACTTGGAGAAAGGGTTCGAGGAGGAGATTAAGAAG ctgctgctgtttttaaAAGGCTTCACAGAGTCCGAGCGCAACAAGCTGGCCATGCTGACGGGCATCCTGCTGGCCAATGGGAATATTTCGGCGTCCATCCTGAGCAGCCTCTTCAATGAGAACCTGGTCAAAGAAG GTGTATCTGCTGCCTTCGCCGTCAAACTGTTCAAATCCTGGATCAACGAGAAGGACATCAACTCTGTCGCCGCCAGTCTGCGTAAAGTCGGCATGGACAACAGGCTGATG GAGCTCTTTCCGGCTAATAAGCGGAGCTGTGAGCACTTCTCCAAATACTTCACAGATGCCGGTCTGAAGGAGCTCTCCGATTTCGCTCGCAATCAGCAGTCCATCGGTGCTCGCAAGGAGCTGCAGAAAGAGCTGCAGGAGCAGATGGCGCGTGGGGAGACCCTTAAAGAC ATGATTGGATATGTGCGcgaggagatgaagaagaccagCATCTCCGAGCAGACCATGATCGGCATCGTATGGACGAGCGTCATGAGCTCTGTGGAGTGGAACAAGAAAGAGGAGCTCGTCACCGAGCAAGCCATCAAACACTTGAAG CAATACAGCCCGCTGCTGAAAGCATTCACAACACAGGGCCTGTCCGAACTCACTCTGCTCCTGAAGATCCAGGAGTACTGCTACGACAACATCCACTTCATGAAGGCTTTCCAGAAGATCGTGGTGCTGCTCTACAAAG CTGACGTTCTGAGTGAGGAAGCCATTCTGAAGTGGTACACTGAAGGGCACTTGGCCAAAGGCAAGAGCGTCTTCCTGGAGCAGATGAAGAAGTTTGTGGAGTGGCTGAAGAATGCTGAGGAAG agtcTGAATCTGACGAGGAGGAGGGAGACTGA